GGGCATGCTCTCGTTCCACGCGTCGACGATCTCCGGCGGCATCGACAGCACCCCCGAGCTGGCGGTCATGCCGGGCAGTACGGCGTTGGCGGTGACCCCGGTCGTGACGTTCTCCGCCGCGACCGTCTTGACCATGCCCAGCAGCCCGGCCTTGCTGGTGCTGTAGGAGACCTGCCCGGGCAGGCCCTGGGTGCCGGCCGTGCTCGACACGACCACGATGCGACCGAACCCGCGTTCCCGCATCCCGCGCAGGCACGCCTGCAGCACCCGGAAGGTACCGGTGAGGTTGACCGCGAGATCCTTTTCCCACCGGTCGATCGAGAACCCGTGCGCCGAGCCGAACATCGTGGTGAGGCCGGCGTTGCCGACGTAGACGTCGATGTCGTCCAGCGGTGGCAGCTCGCCCGTGGCGATGTCGGCCTGATAGGTGCACCCGGGTTCGCGGTCCAGCGTCTCCACAGTCATGCCCTCGGCTTCGAGCCTGCGCACGATGGCCGCCCCGATACCGCCTTCCCGGGCGGCGCCGGTGACCAGCGCCTTCACCTTCCGATCCTGCGTCACGCCGTCTTCCTTCCGTCTTCGTCGAGCCCGCCCTCGTCGAAGGCGGGCAGTGCGGGATACCCCTGCAGGCGGAGCACCAGCAACGCGGTCTGGACGGTGAGCTGGTCGCCCGCATCCGCCGCCACGTCGAGGCCGGTTGCCTGCCGGACCCGGGCCAGGCGCAGGCGCACGGTGTTCTCGTGCACGCCCAGCCGGGACGCCGACACCCGCACACTGCGCCCGGCGTCGAAGTACTGCTGCACCGTCCACAACAGATCCGCAGCGTCAGCGGTGAGCAGTGGGCCGAGGACGTCGTCGACGTAGGCGCGCACGGCCCCGACCGCGCTGTTGGCGACGAACAGCCGCGCCGGGCCGAGGTCGTCGACGGCCAGGATCCGCGGCGAGTCCGGCCCGACGAACCGGTGGACGCAGTGCGCGACCTCGCGAGCTTCCCGGTAGGCGCGGGCCAGTGCGCCGGGTTCGCACACCGACGACACCCCCACCGCCAGTTGCCCCAGCGTCCGGCGCGTGGCCCGCCGGACCGCCGCCTTCACCCGCCGCACCACCGGCCCGTCCCCTGCCTCGACGAGCAGGAGCACGCCTTCCGAACCGCGGGTGCCCAGCACCTCGGCGCCGAGGATCTCCTCGACCTCGGCGGCCAGCGCCTGCTCGTCGGCGGGCGAACCGAGCACGTACGCCAGCACGCGCCGGGCACGGACGTCGACGCCGAGGTATTCACCGCTGCTGCGCAGGTCGTCCATGGTGGACGAGCCGCGGACGAGCTGGCGGGCCAGCGACGAGCGGGCGTTCCAGGCGACCGTGGCGACCCGCCGCTGCAGGGCGAACTCGGTGCCCAGGTGGTCGGCCGCCCGGTGTGCGATCGTCCGGTCGGCGGGCCGGAACGCGGACGGGTGCTCGACCAGGACGAGCCTGCCGAACGTTTCGTCGCGATGGGTGGCCGGGACGACGAGGTGGCGGTGGGTGAGGCCGTCGAGCCGAGCGGGCGCAAGACCTTCGCGGACGCCGATCTCGTCGAGTGAGCGCATCCGGATCGGGCTCGCGCCGGGCGGGCTCGCCGAGGCGACCATCCGGTCCCGCACGTCGTAGAGCACGGTCACCTTGCCGGTCAGCTCGGCGCAGCAGCGGACCAGCGCGGCCAGACCGCCGGGGACGCCCACCAGGGCACCGAGGTGTCGTTCGGCGGCCAGTTCCGCGGATCGTGCCTCGTGCTCGGCGACCGCCGCGCGGACGACCTCGGCGAGCGCGACAAGGCGGTCGAGCGCGTCCCCGTCCGCGCCGTCCACCACCAGGGCGGCGGTTCTGCCGAGGGGAACGGCGAACTCGCCGTCCCGGATCGGCGGACCGGCGTTCACCAGCCGCACTCGGCCGGTCCCGGCGATGACCGGGGCCTGTTCGAGCACGGCGCGCAGGAGCTCCGGGCTCACGGCCCTGGCTCGGCGAGTTTGGCCCGGATGTCCTCACGCAGCAGGTGCTTGCGCACCTTGCCGGTGGCGGTGAGCGGCAGTTTCTCGACCAGCTCCAGCCGTTCGGGCAGTTTCGGGGTCGCCAGGTCGCGCCCGCGCAGGTATCCGGTGAGCTCGTCGAGCGTCGGTTCCCGGCCCGCGGCCGGCACGACATAGGCGCAGACCCGCTCCCCCAGCCGCTCGTCGGGCATGCCGACAACGGCGACCTGGTCGACCGACGGGTGGTCGGCAAGCAGATCCTCCAGCTCGCGGGCGCTGATGTTGAGCCCGCCGCGGATGACGATGTCCTTGAGCCGGCCGGTGACGCGAACGTAGCCGTCGGGGTCCATGTAGCCCAGGTCGCCGGACCGCGAGTAGCCGTCCGCGGTGAACAGCGCCGCCGTCTGTTCCGGGTCGCGGTAGTACTGCAGCATGTGACTGGGCCCGCGGTAGGCGATGTCGCCCTCGGTGCCGCGCGGCACCTCCTCGCCCAGCGCGTCGACGATCTTGACCGACGCCCCGGCGAGCGCCGCGCCGTCCGAGGTGGCGGACCGCTCCGGCGGGTCGTCGATCGTGCACATGGTCGTGAGGAAGTTCTCCGACCGGCCGTAGAGGCTCAGCACGCGGCAGCCTTGGAACTGCTCACTCGCCCGATGCACGATCGTGCCCGGGATCGGCGAGCCCGCGCACACCCACAGCCGCAGGCTGCTCGCGTCGTGGCGGTCCGGGTCGTAGGCGGCGGTGAGCATCTGCAGGAACGGTGTCGCGGTCACCGCCGCCGTGCACCCGTGCTTGGCGATGCGCTGCAAGCCTTCCTCGGGTTCCCAAGCCTCCATGAGGTGCGACGACGCCCCGGCCAGCATCGGCAGCACGACGCTGGTGACGAGCCCGGTGCTGTGGGTGATCGGCGACGGTCCGAATTGGACGTCGTCCTCGGTGTAACGCACGCTCGTCGCGATCGCCGCGGCGCTCGCGCGCAGGGTGTTGACCGTGTGCAGGCAGCCCTTCGGCCGGGAGGTGGTGCCGGAGGTGTAGACGATGAGGAACGGCTCGTCCGGCGAGGGCGGCGCCGTCACGTCGGCGTCCGGCACGTCCATCAACTCGTCGAGGGCGACGGCGCCCGCACCGCGGACGACGACCAGTTCCTCCAGGTCCGGCAGCTCGGCCCGGAGCCCGCGGAACATCCCGAGGTGGTCGAACCCCTTGAACTCCGCACAGGTGATCGCGACCTTCACGCCGGCGTGGCGAAGGACGTAGCCGACCTCGGCGCCCCGGTAGATCGGCATGATCGGCACGAGAATCGCCCCGAGCCTGCTCACGGCCAGTGCGATGACCGCGAACTCGGTCCAGTTCGGCAGCTGCACCGCGACTCGATCACCCCGCCCGACGCCCAGCCGGCGCAGCCCCGCCGCGAGGCCGGCCGCCTGGTCACGGACGGCCGCGTAGGTCCGCGCCGACGTCCCGTCCGACACGAAAACCTTGTCGCCGTGGGAGCGGGCACGTTCGTCGGCCAGCTGGGCCAGGCCGCCCTCCTGCCAGTAGCCCGCCTGATAGAAGGCCCGGATGTCGTCATCGCCGTAGCGGTCCTGCACGGTCACCGTTGACATGTGCTCGCCTCCGCGGGAGTGCCCCCTCGCCTAATTGGGTCCGACTTTAGAATTGTCGGACCAAAGTTGCAAGGGTCTCGCCTCGCGCCGACCGCGGGACTCATAGGCACCGGCCGGAACGATGCGTCAGCCCGAGTCGGTCCGGGTCTGTGAAACGCGCGGCGTTGAGTCAATCCGGGAGCAGGCGATCAGCCTGGACGGGATGGTGCTGGTCACGGCCAACCCCGCCCACCGGGCTCGCGAACTGGAGTACGCGCTGCGGCAGTCAGGCGCGGTGCGCCTGGTGCACGCTGACGCCTACCGCGGGCGCGGTGCCGCCGGCGATGACGACGGAGATGTTGGTGGCCAGCGCGGTGCCGGTGTAGCGGACCTCGTCGGGGAACAGGCGGGGCGTCAGGGTGAACGAGGCGACCTGCAGGAGGGCATGTTCACCATGATCGCGACGTAGCCGAGAGCGGCCAGCCCGAGGTTGCCGATGTCCATCAGCAGGAACGCGGGGTAGGTGACGATCGCGTACCCGGCGAGCCCGATCGCGGCGACCTTGAACGTGCCGACGCGATCGGCGAGCCGTCCGGTCAGCGACATCAGCGCCACGGCGAAGAGGGTGACGCCCGCAGTGATCCAGTACTGAAGGTCGATTCGACGTAGGCCGCGCCCTGGACGGACGAACGACGGGCGGCGTGCCCGCGCGGCGAACTTGACCGGGCCGGCACCGTCCACTTCGGATTCGAGTACCAGTCCGTTGTGGCGAACCTGCGGGTCGTCGAACTGGAACCGCAGGTCCTCGGCGACCGTCGAGTCCTTCTTCGCCACCCTCAAAACCGAACTACTCCACCACCACACCTGGCCCACCCGAACCGCCGCCACTCCAGCCTCAACTACCAAAGCCCAGCAACCTACGAAACAACCGCAGCCCGACCGCCCTACCAAACCCGTCCACCAAAACGCCACGGGATCAAACGCCCGCCTCCACCCCGACCTGAAGACCTCTCAACCGGGTCTCAGCATCGGCCGCTCGGTTTCTCATTGCCTCGTGGTCCGCCGACCTCCGCTCCCACGCCCGAGAGCCAGCAGCGCCACCGAAGTGCGATCGGCGCAGCCACGACGTCGCCTTGCGGTAGTTGACGGTCCGGGGGTGCTCAGCAAGTCAGCCCCTCCGCCCGGCCTTCCCGTCGGTGGTCAGCACGCCGTCGACCCGGCGCGGGATGCCCAGTGGGTTGCCGTCGCGGAGTGCGGCGGGCAGCAGCTGCTCGGGCACGTCCTGGTAGGTGATGGGGCGCAGGAACCGCCGGATCGCCGTGGCGCCCACCGACGTGTGCAGGACCGCCGTCGTCGCGGGCCACGGGCCGCCGTGGTGCTGCGACCAGGTCACCGCAACCCCCGTGGGCCAGCCGTTGTGGATGAGGCGCCCCACCCTGGCTCCGAGCGCCGCCACCACGGAGGCGGCAGCGGGGTCGTCCGGCTCGGCGTGCACCGTGCCCGTCAGCGACCCCGGGACCCTGCCGAGCGCGGCCGCGAGTTCCTCCTCCGTCGAGTAGGTGACGAGCACCGTCACCGGGCCGAAGCACTCCTCGGTCAGGACGGCGGCGTCGGCCAGGAACGTCCGGGCGTCGGCGGTCACCACCTGCGGGGCCACCCGGTGCCCGGCGCCGTCCTGCTCCGGCCCGTCCAGCAGGGCGCGCACTCCCGGAACCTTCAGCAGCCGTCGCAGGCCTTCGCGGAACCCGCCTTCGATCCGTGCCGTGAGCAGCGGGCCGACCTCCGCCGCGGCCACCCGCTCCGCCACCCGGCCGGGCAGACCGGCCGCCTCGGGCACGAACACCAGACCGGGCTTGGTGCAGAACTGCCCGCTGCCGAGCATCGCGCTGCCCGCCAGACCGTCCGCGATCTCGTCCGGCCGGGCCGCGGCCGCGGCGGCCGTGACGACGACCGGGTTGATGCTGCCCAGCTCGCCGTAGAACGGGATCGGGTCGGGACGCGACATGGCGACGTCGAACAGGGCCCGGCCACCGCCGGGTGAGCCGGTGAACGCGACGGCGGTGACCGCCGGATCCGCCACCAGGGCCCGGCCCGCCGCCTCGCCGTGCACCAGGGTCAGCACGCCCTCGGGGGCGCCGGCCGCGGACAGGGCGCCGGCCAGGATCTCCACGGTGCGCACCGACAGCCCCGGATGCCCGGGGTGCGCCTTGACGACGACCGGGCAGCCGGCGGCGAGTGCGCTCGCCGTGTCACCGCCTGCCACGGAGAAGGCGAACGGGAAGTTGGACGCGGCGAAGACCGCCACCGGCCCCAGCGGGACGAGCATGCGGCGCAGATCGGTGTGCGGGGGCACCGCATCCGGGTTCGGGCTGTCGAGGGTGGCCTCGCAGAACGCGCCGTCCCGGAGCACCTCCGCGAACAGGTCGAACTGCGCGGCGGTGCGGGCGAGTTCGCCGGTCAGGCGCGGCACGCCGAGCGCGGTCTCGGCATCGGCCAGCGCCACCAGCTCGCCGGAGTGGTCGCGCAGGGCCTGGCCGAGATCCGCGAGCAGCGCGGCGCGCTCCGGGAAGGAGAGCCCGCCCAGCCACGGCGCGGCCTGCGCCGCCCGCGAACACACCTCGCGGATCTCCTCCGGTGTGGTGTCGGCGATTTCCGGGCCGATCGCGGCTCCGGTGCGGGGATCGACAGCGCGGCTCATCGGCCACCTCCTCCGGTCACGGGACAGCGCAACGGTTTCCCGGCCAGCGCCCGTTCGGCCTCCTCCGCGGCCAGCCGTTGCAGCGCGGCCAGCGAACTGTCCGAATAGAACGCGGCGTGCGGGGTGAACAGGATCTGCGGCAGCTCGCGCAGCGGCGAGTCCGCGGCGAGCGGTTCGGGGTCGAAGACGTCCAGCGCGGCCGCGGCGACGCGGCCCGCCCGCACCGCCCCGGCGAGCGCTTCGTGGTCGACCAGCCCGCCACGCGAGGTGTTGACCAGCACCGCACCCTCGCGCATCCGGGCGAACGCCGCGGAGCCGAGCAGGTGCCGCGTCCGCGGGGTCAGCGGTGCGTGTAGCGAGACGGCGTGCGACTCGCGCAGCAGCGTGTCCAGGTCGGTGACGGTGAGCCCGTCGGCGGGCTCGGCGTAGGGGTCGTGGGCGAGCACGCGGAACCCGAACGCGGCGAGCCTGCGGTGCACGGCCAGCCCGATCCGGCCCAGGCCGACCAGTCCGACCGTGGTGTCGGCGAAGCCGGGAATCGAGCCGAGATCACTCGGGGCGCACCAGCCGGTCTCGCGGATGCGCCGGTCGTAGGCCGGGATCTTGCGGAGCAGGGTCAGCAGCAGGGCGACGGTGTGGTCGGCGACGGTGTCGCTGCCGTAGTCCGGCACCGTGGCCACCGAGATCCCGCGCGCCTCGGCCGCGGCGACGTCCACGTTGTCGTAGCCGATGCCGTAGCGGATCACCGTCGCGCCGGGCGCCATCGCCGCGAGCACCGCGTCGGTCACCGGGGCGAAGTTCACGAACGCCACGTCGGCGCCGGCCACCGCCTGGATCGTCTCGTCCTCGCTGCGGCAGGCGTGCACCGAGAACTCCGCGCCGAAGCGCTCGGCGACGGCCGCCTCGTCCGCCACCCCGCCGAAGGCGTGATCGGTGACGACCACCCGGGTCACGAGACCACCTCCGCCGCGCTCCGCAGCAGGCCGCGCCCGGCGAGGTTGGCCATCAGCGCGCGGATGCCGAAGGTCCAGTCCTCGGCCGCTTCCGCGGTGGTGACGACGTTGACCAGCGTGCCCAGCGCGGGCGAGCTTATCGCGACGACATCGCCCTGCCGGTGGGTGAAGCCCTGCCCCGGCTCGCCGCGGTCCTCGGTCGGCGCGAACATCGTGCCGGTGAACAGGACGAACCCGTCGGGGTAGCTGTGGTGGGCGCCGTGCGCGTGCCGGATCAGGTCGGTGAGGTCCCGGCTGATCTCGCTCACCGGGTTCACGCCGTGCAGGGTGAACCCGTCGCCGCCGGTGATGTCCAGCGCCACCTCGGTGGCTCGCGCGTCGTCCAGCGTGAAGCCGTCGTCGAACAGCCGCAGGAACGGGCCGATCGCGCAGGAGGCGTTGTTGTCCTTCGCCTCGGTGAGCAACAGCGCGCTGCGCCCCTCGAAGTCGCGCAGGTTCACGTCGTTGCCCAGGGTCGCGGCCACCGGCGTGCCGGATGAGCTGACCGCGAGCACCAGCTCGGGCTCCGGGTTGTTCCAGGTCGAGCGGGCCAGCACGCCGATCTCGGCGCCGGTGCCGACCGCGGACAGGACGGGCGCCTTGGTGAAGATCTCCGGGTCCGGACCGATGCCGACCTCGAGGTACTGGGACCACAGGCCCTCCTCGACCAGCACCTCCTTGACCCGGGCCGCCTCCGGCGATCCGGGCCGTAGCTGGGCGATCCGGCCGCGGACCACCTCGGCGATGCGGGACCTGATCTCCTCGGCCCGGGCGGGGTCTCCCTTCGCGCGCTCTTCGATCACGCGCTCGAGCATGCTGCGGACGAACGTCACGCCGGCCGCCTTGACGACCTGCAGGTCGACCGGGGCCAGCAGGTGCGGGGCGGTCCGGTCGCGCCGCAGGGTGGCGTCGATCAGCGCGGACAGCTCCCAGTGACCGCCGCCCTCGTGCCCGCGGACTATCGAGACCGCGTCGGGCCGGTCCAGCAGCTCGGAGACCGTCGGAACGACGTGGGTGAGGTCCACGGCGCGGTCACCCCGGATCGCCGCGACGCACGGCCCGCCGACCGCGGGGTCGAACACGCGGGCCACCAGGGTGGCCCGCTCGGCGTCGGCGGGGAGCACGGCCCCGGCGTAGGCGTGCAGGTTCATGGATTGACAGCCCTCCTCGTCGCGCCCACACGGGCGCCACCAATGTCCTATCATCGTACAAAGATGCCGTCAATGCACCGGTTCCATCGCCACACAGGCGGCGCGGCGCGCGGCAACCCGCCTGCTTTGTCGTACGATCGCCGAATGGCCGAAGCACTCCACAAGCGCCTGTCGGAAACGCTCGCGGACAAGCTGCAGGACGAGATCGTGCGGCTGGCGCCGGGCGAGCGCCTCCCGACGGAAGCCGAGCTCGCCCGCCGCTTCGACGTCTCGCGCACCGTGGTGCGGGAAACGGCCCGGCTGTTGATCCAGCGTGGACTGGTCACGGTGAAGCCCGGCCGCGGCATGACGGTCGCCGAGCTGGACGGACGGCTGATCGCGGAGCAGTACGGCCTGCTGATGCGGCGCAGCGAGGGCTCGTTCGCCCAGCTCCTCGAACTGCGCCTGGTGCTCGAGGTCGAGATGGCGCAGCTGGCCGCGGCCCGGCGGACCGAGCAGCACCTCGCCGACCTCGAGGACGCGAACCGGCGACTGGCCGACGCACTGGACCGGCCCGAGGCCCGCGACGAATTCCTGGACGCCGACCTGCGGTTCCACGAAATCGTGGCGCGGGCGAGCGGAAACCCGTTCTTCTCACTGGTGATCGGCCCGCTCAACGGGTTCCTGCGCGACACCTACCGCACCGGGCCCGGTTACCCCTCCGAAGCGGCCAACACGCTGGAGGAGCACGTCCAGATCGCCGAGGCCATCGCCGCCGGCGACCCCTCCCGTGCCCGCTTCGCCACCGAGAACCACCTGCGCCGCGTCATGCGACACCGGGACCGCCTGCTGGCGGAGAAGCAGCCGATCCCCACCCGCACCTGAACCGGCGCGATCACCCTCTTGCGCGACACGCGACTCCCGCTCTAAGGTCCGATTATCATACAAAGATCGCACCGCTTGCGCGGCGAGTCCGCGCGCATCAGGGAGTTGAGGCAATGCAGCCCGATGAGCCCGTGCTCGTCTGCCGGAACTTCGTCGCGGGAACCTGGCGGGACACCACGGGACCGGGAATCGACCGGACCAACCCCGCCACCGGCGAGGTGGTCGCGGTAGCCCCGCGCTCCACCGCCGCCGAGGTCGACGCGGCAGTCCGCGCCGCCGCCGACGCCTTCCGCGGCTGGCGCCGCACCGTCCCGGCCGAGCGCGCCGCGTGCCTGCACCGGCTCGCGGAAGCCTGCGCCGGCCAGGTGGACGACCTCGCCACCGCGATCACGCGCGAGCAGGGCAAGCCCCTGGACGAGGCGCGCGGCGAAGTCCGCAAGTTCATCGCCGCGCTGCACTACTACGCCGAAGAGGCCACCCGCGTCTACGGCCGCACCATCCCGAACGACGCGCCCGGGTTCACCAGCATCGTGGAGAAGGAACCCCTCGGCGTCGTCGCGGGGATCGTGCCGTGGAACTACCCGATCGAACTCATCGGCTGGAAGCTCGCCGGCGCCGTCGCGGCCGGCTGCACGATCGTGA
The window above is part of the Amycolatopsis thermoflava N1165 genome. Proteins encoded here:
- a CDS encoding SDR family NAD(P)-dependent oxidoreductase; the encoded protein is MTQDRKVKALVTGAAREGGIGAAIVRRLEAEGMTVETLDREPGCTYQADIATGELPPLDDIDVYVGNAGLTTMFGSAHGFSIDRWEKDLAVNLTGTFRVLQACLRGMRERGFGRIVVVSSTAGTQGLPGQVSYSTSKAGLLGMVKTVAAENVTTGVTANAVLPGMTASSGVLSMPPEIVDAWNESMPGGLVRPEDIAGAVAFFASPRTSRITGQILTVDGGDELNTRSVTSTMVRR
- a CDS encoding PucR family transcriptional regulator, with the translated sequence MSPELLRAVLEQAPVIAGTGRVRLVNAGPPIRDGEFAVPLGRTAALVVDGADGDALDRLVALAEVVRAAVAEHEARSAELAAERHLGALVGVPGGLAALVRCCAELTGKVTVLYDVRDRMVASASPPGASPIRMRSLDEIGVREGLAPARLDGLTHRHLVVPATHRDETFGRLVLVEHPSAFRPADRTIAHRAADHLGTEFALQRRVATVAWNARSSLARQLVRGSSTMDDLRSSGEYLGVDVRARRVLAYVLGSPADEQALAAEVEEILGAEVLGTRGSEGVLLLVEAGDGPVVRRVKAAVRRATRRTLGQLAVGVSSVCEPGALARAYREAREVAHCVHRFVGPDSPRILAVDDLGPARLFVANSAVGAVRAYVDDVLGPLLTADAADLLWTVQQYFDAGRSVRVSASRLGVHENTVRLRLARVRQATGLDVAADAGDQLTVQTALLVLRLQGYPALPAFDEGGLDEDGRKTA
- a CDS encoding AMP-binding protein, with amino-acid sequence MSTVTVQDRYGDDDIRAFYQAGYWQEGGLAQLADERARSHGDKVFVSDGTSARTYAAVRDQAAGLAAGLRRLGVGRGDRVAVQLPNWTEFAVIALAVSRLGAILVPIMPIYRGAEVGYVLRHAGVKVAITCAEFKGFDHLGMFRGLRAELPDLEELVVVRGAGAVALDELMDVPDADVTAPPSPDEPFLIVYTSGTTSRPKGCLHTVNTLRASAAAIATSVRYTEDDVQFGPSPITHSTGLVTSVVLPMLAGASSHLMEAWEPEEGLQRIAKHGCTAAVTATPFLQMLTAAYDPDRHDASSLRLWVCAGSPIPGTIVHRASEQFQGCRVLSLYGRSENFLTTMCTIDDPPERSATSDGAALAGASVKIVDALGEEVPRGTEGDIAYRGPSHMLQYYRDPEQTAALFTADGYSRSGDLGYMDPDGYVRVTGRLKDIVIRGGLNISARELEDLLADHPSVDQVAVVGMPDERLGERVCAYVVPAAGREPTLDELTGYLRGRDLATPKLPERLELVEKLPLTATGKVRKHLLREDIRAKLAEPGP
- a CDS encoding aldehyde dehydrogenase (NADP(+)) is translated as MSRAVDPRTGAAIGPEIADTTPEEIREVCSRAAQAAPWLGGLSFPERAALLADLGQALRDHSGELVALADAETALGVPRLTGELARTAAQFDLFAEVLRDGAFCEATLDSPNPDAVPPHTDLRRMLVPLGPVAVFAASNFPFAFSVAGGDTASALAAGCPVVVKAHPGHPGLSVRTVEILAGALSAAGAPEGVLTLVHGEAAGRALVADPAVTAVAFTGSPGGGRALFDVAMSRPDPIPFYGELGSINPVVVTAAAAAARPDEIADGLAGSAMLGSGQFCTKPGLVFVPEAAGLPGRVAERVAAAEVGPLLTARIEGGFREGLRRLLKVPGVRALLDGPEQDGAGHRVAPQVVTADARTFLADAAVLTEECFGPVTVLVTYSTEEELAAALGRVPGSLTGTVHAEPDDPAAASVVAALGARVGRLIHNGWPTGVAVTWSQHHGGPWPATTAVLHTSVGATAIRRFLRPITYQDVPEQLLPAALRDGNPLGIPRRVDGVLTTDGKAGRRG
- a CDS encoding C-terminal binding protein translates to MTRVVVTDHAFGGVADEAAVAERFGAEFSVHACRSEDETIQAVAGADVAFVNFAPVTDAVLAAMAPGATVIRYGIGYDNVDVAAAEARGISVATVPDYGSDTVADHTVALLLTLLRKIPAYDRRIRETGWCAPSDLGSIPGFADTTVGLVGLGRIGLAVHRRLAAFGFRVLAHDPYAEPADGLTVTDLDTLLRESHAVSLHAPLTPRTRHLLGSAAFARMREGAVLVNTSRGGLVDHEALAGAVRAGRVAAAALDVFDPEPLAADSPLRELPQILFTPHAAFYSDSSLAALQRLAAEEAERALAGKPLRCPVTGGGGR
- a CDS encoding fumarylacetoacetate hydrolase family protein: MNLHAYAGAVLPADAERATLVARVFDPAVGGPCVAAIRGDRAVDLTHVVPTVSELLDRPDAVSIVRGHEGGGHWELSALIDATLRRDRTAPHLLAPVDLQVVKAAGVTFVRSMLERVIEERAKGDPARAEEIRSRIAEVVRGRIAQLRPGSPEAARVKEVLVEEGLWSQYLEVGIGPDPEIFTKAPVLSAVGTGAEIGVLARSTWNNPEPELVLAVSSSGTPVAATLGNDVNLRDFEGRSALLLTEAKDNNASCAIGPFLRLFDDGFTLDDARATEVALDITGGDGFTLHGVNPVSEISRDLTDLIRHAHGAHHSYPDGFVLFTGTMFAPTEDRGEPGQGFTHRQGDVVAISSPALGTLVNVVTTAEAAEDWTFGIRALMANLAGRGLLRSAAEVVS
- a CDS encoding FadR/GntR family transcriptional regulator, which encodes MAEALHKRLSETLADKLQDEIVRLAPGERLPTEAELARRFDVSRTVVRETARLLIQRGLVTVKPGRGMTVAELDGRLIAEQYGLLMRRSEGSFAQLLELRLVLEVEMAQLAAARRTEQHLADLEDANRRLADALDRPEARDEFLDADLRFHEIVARASGNPFFSLVIGPLNGFLRDTYRTGPGYPSEAANTLEEHVQIAEAIAAGDPSRARFATENHLRRVMRHRDRLLAEKQPIPTRT